The genomic stretch CCGGATTCTGTTTTAGATAGGCGGTCATCGCAGTCACGGAGGTCAGGCGTGTTTTGCCGTCAGAACTCTGAGAACCTTCACGCCCGGCATCGCCGAAGAGCTGCTGGCCTTCTTCAAGTTCTTCATCGTCATCGCCAATTTTGGGAACTACCACGTAGACCTGGTGCCCTGCATCGATCTCTTCACGAGCGCGTGTCCACAGGCGATCTGCCCAGGTCGGTTTTTCGGCAAGCGGTACCACATGGGTTGCGGTCTGTTGCCGTCCGGCGGGTAGCTGATCGAGTACGGAAACATCAAGGTCGCCAAACACGGTCATGGCGACGGTACGCGGAATGGGGGTTGCCGTCATCACCAGACGATGGGGCAGCTCGCCGTTGTTCCCACGCAGAGAGTCACGCTGTTCCACACCGAAACGGTGCTGTTCATCGACCACAACCATGCCAAGGTCGCGGAAGGTGACCGTGTCCGAAAGCAGGGCGTGGGTTCCGATCACCACGTCGGCGGTGCCGTCGGCGATCTCGGCGAGTACGGCACGCTTGTGTGCACTAGGCATTGAGGCGCTGAGTAGCCTAACCCGCACGCGATGCGCGGGTTTTTTGCTTTCTTTTTGGTTTTGGGGGCGAAAAAGCGTAGTCTCATATCCCGGTATTCCCTCGGTATCCGCTAAATCCCCGAGAATATCGAGGATCGAACGGAAATGCTGTTCGGCGAGCACTTCGGTGGGTGCGAGCATCGCGGATTGCCCACCAGAGTCGGCTACTTGAAGCATAGCGCGAAGGGCTACCACCGTTTTGCCCGAGCCGACATCGCCTTGCAGAAGCCGATTCATGGGTGACGGTGAGGCTAGATCACGGGAAATTTCCTTGCCCACTCGTTGCTGCCCCTCGGTGAGCTCATAGGGAAGCACGTTCAGCAGAGCATCTGCTGCCCCATCCGGCAGGGCGGGCCGGGCCACGGTGGCGTGGGCGGCACGTGCGGCGTGTAACCGGGCCAAGGCGCTCTGCAGAACAAAGGCTTCCCGGTAGCGCATCTGAGCTTGAGCGGCACGCCAGGTGTCCTCACTATCGGGAGTGTGCAGGGCGCGATAGGTCCACTCCAGCGAAGGGACTTTTCGGGCGCGGCGTATTTTATACGGTATTGGGTCTTCAAGCTCTTTTAGGGGCACAGATTCGATGAGCTGAGCAATAGCGGTCGCGATGCGATCCGTTGGCAGTTTTACCGGAGCACGATAAACGGGAATGGGCGCTTCGGCCCGTTCGGGGGTGTTCGCATTTCCGTCGTCCGAAAGCAGGGCGTAATGCGGGTTTGTCAGTGTATACTCCCCGCGATAAATCCCTACCTTCCCGGAGAACATCATGGTTTCACCAGCGTGGATCTCGCGTGCCGCGGTCCATGCGTTGAAGAAGGAAAGCTTCATGGTGGAGCCCACCCGCCCGGTTCCTGATATATCCGAACCGCCGAATATATGTTGCGGCACGCCGAAGAGATTATTCCCGCCGCTCTGTTGTCCGTAGGAATCCGCATAGCCCGAGTAACCGGCGGAAGGCGCGGCTAATCCGCTCACACGCGGGTTGGTTTTACCCGCAGGCATTCGTTGCGGTGTATTGGCCCTGCCCTCGCGTACGGCGAAGGTACCTGATGAAGAACTATCGACCGAATTCTGGTCGGATTCTGCAAGGGTATCGGTAATCGTGACTTCGGTGATTTTTCCTCTGCGTGCCGCCATAGTTCGGGTCGAAACGTTCGTGACCCTGGCGATAATTGTCACGTCCTGTCCCTCAACAAGGTCGGCAAACCGGCTAAGTTCTCCGCGAGGCAAATACTTCCGTGGAAAATATTCCAGCAGCTCCCCCACCGTGCTTATGCTCAGGTGAGTTTTGAGGGCGCGTGCCGTTGCCACTGACAGGTAGCGTGTTAAGGGTGCGTTTTCCAGGCGTTTCTCATCGTTATAGTGTGCTAAAGCCCGCGACCGTGCGGCACGTTGCTGTTGCTTTTCTTGCTCTTGAGAAGAGTCCGAACTAGACTTTGTATTCCGCGCTCCCGCGGCTAACTTATCTGTTTTCTTAGGGGTATTTGGGTCAGCGGCTTTCTTGCGCGAAGGTTTCTTTCCCGGTGTCTTTACGGCGTTCTTCGGTTCGGCCTTTTCATGATGCGGCTCTTCTACAAGAGAAGCAAGATTATTGTTTTTCTCCGGAGAGATATCCGTGCTTAATTGCTTATGCGTAGAATTTTTTGGATTGGTTCGTGGGGGTTTCGCTTTCTTTGCTGCCGGTTTTTGCGGCTTGGTTTGTGTGCTTTTCTTGGTTTTTCCTCGGATAGACGTTCCACGCTGGGACGGTGCTTCGGTACGCGCCGTATACGCAATATCGGCAAGGTCGTACAATTCCGCTGTGTCCATGCTTTGAGCTGCCGCACCCAAAGAAGCACTCAGAGCATCCACAATACGCTGATACTCCGGACTTTCACGCTGATGCGCAAGGGTGGAGAGCTCCGCTAACGTTTTAGTGCCGCGTGCATACTCGGCAAGGTCGCGAACCGTTACATATTCATGGGCTACAAGTTCGTCCTCAGAGAGAATGGCAGATGGTTTAGGGGCAGAATGCTCGGTATCGGTTGTTTGCTGTTTGGCAGCTTTTTTGGCCTGTCCAAGACCGCTTTCTAAAAATTCATCAGCAAAAAGGCTGGGAGTCGAGCCCTCATCATGCGCTTCTTTCGAGTTTTGAGGTGACACGTTTTCCCTCCTTTCTGCTCGCGGCACTCCGTCAACCCGAATACCTTCGGCTCGAACGGTCATATAAGACGTAGCGTAAGTTTAATACTACCGTTGCACATTTGGGGCACGCTACGAACCCCGTCAGCTCATGTCACCATGCAACGCATGTCCTGATCGCCCGCCCTCCCCGTGAACACAGGCTCTAGACATCAATCTTGAGAACACGATGGGGCGGCGCTCTCGTCCTCGTGAACAGTCAACGAGCTCACTCGTTCGTCCGCTAATACACCGTAATGAGCGATAACTTTGCGGGCTTCTTCCAAAGACGGCACGTGTACGT from Rothia dentocariosa ATCC 17931 encodes the following:
- a CDS encoding ATP-dependent DNA helicase RecG, with the translated sequence MSPQNSKEAHDEGSTPSLFADEFLESGLGQAKKAAKQQTTDTEHSAPKPSAILSEDELVAHEYVTVRDLAEYARGTKTLAELSTLAHQRESPEYQRIVDALSASLGAAAQSMDTAELYDLADIAYTARTEAPSQRGTSIRGKTKKSTQTKPQKPAAKKAKPPRTNPKNSTHKQLSTDISPEKNNNLASLVEEPHHEKAEPKNAVKTPGKKPSRKKAADPNTPKKTDKLAAGARNTKSSSDSSQEQEKQQQRAARSRALAHYNDEKRLENAPLTRYLSVATARALKTHLSISTVGELLEYFPRKYLPRGELSRFADLVEGQDVTIIARVTNVSTRTMAARRGKITEVTITDTLAESDQNSVDSSSSGTFAVREGRANTPQRMPAGKTNPRVSGLAAPSAGYSGYADSYGQQSGGNNLFGVPQHIFGGSDISGTGRVGSTMKLSFFNAWTAAREIHAGETMMFSGKVGIYRGEYTLTNPHYALLSDDGNANTPERAEAPIPVYRAPVKLPTDRIATAIAQLIESVPLKELEDPIPYKIRRARKVPSLEWTYRALHTPDSEDTWRAAQAQMRYREAFVLQSALARLHAARAAHATVARPALPDGAADALLNVLPYELTEGQQRVGKEISRDLASPSPMNRLLQGDVGSGKTVVALRAMLQVADSGGQSAMLAPTEVLAEQHFRSILDILGDLADTEGIPGYETTLFRPQNQKESKKPAHRVRVRLLSASMPSAHKRAVLAEIADGTADVVIGTHALLSDTVTFRDLGMVVVDEQHRFGVEQRDSLRGNNGELPHRLVMTATPIPRTVAMTVFGDLDVSVLDQLPAGRQQTATHVVPLAEKPTWADRLWTRAREEIDAGHQVYVVVPKIGDDDEELEEGQQLFGDAGREGSQSSDGKTRLTSVTAMTAYLKQNPALTGTRIASLHGRMDPEEKTAVMTAFERGEIDILVSTTVIEVGVNVPNATLMMIMDADRFGISGLHQLRGRVGRGGFAGTCLLVTRQQAGGVSRERLDAVAATTDGFKLSQIDLQQRREGDILGAAQSGKKSTLKFLRALADATIIERAREDARALIAADPTLAKHPNLARTIDRALDADREAFLGRG